The nucleotide sequence gcctcctgagtagctgggactacaggcatgtgccaccatgcccagctagttttttccaTATAGTTTTAGCTGtcaaagtaattttctttctatttttagtagagacagggtctcactcttgctcaggctggtctcaaattcctgagctcaaatgatccacccaccttggcctcccagagtgctaggatgataggcgtgagccaccgtgcccggctcaccTAATATATTGTTTATCTGACAGGAAATGAATGGTCAACTATGAGATAAAAGAGAATGTTATTCTGTGGGCTTTCCCCCCTATAAACATAGCTAAAATTCTTCTCtttgacaaaaattatattaataagatATATCATGGTTCCCTAGCACAGTATAGGGtaaaattaatttagtttttgCTAACTCAACTAAAGCTTGTAAACTCCTcatataaattcttaatttttatgacatttaagCCATAGAAGATGAAAGTTTATGTTAGAAAAGGAAgcttagcatttttttaaaatgaaaagcacacGCAGACACCTAAGGAAAACGAATCCCACCTCTTCAAAGCCATGCTCGATTACTGCACTCTGTATAGGTGTAGGAGAGTACAGTTCTGTTTGCCTTCCTCTTATACCTGCTAGACTGTGATCTTCCTGGAGGATAGAGATCATGTCTTATTCATGGTCTGATTTTCAACTGCTGACACAGgatagttgctcaataaatgttagctcaaTCAGACTGAAAAACAAATATCTGAGCAAAATATACCTAGTACATGACAGGTTTCACGACTGATCCATATCTTTCCATATCACTTATCATATAATCATCCCCAAAatcctttttagtttttaaatctctGGGTTATAGATAAAGTAGCACAGACTCTAAAGGGTAGACTAACTCAGCCATGATCACTCAAATTCACATTTAAGACTTCTGACTCTCTGATCAGAACTTCTACCTCATCACAGCTAACATACATACCTTGCTATGttgtcaggctggtcttaaactcttgggcttgagcaatcttcctgcctcagcttcccaagtaagtgggattacaggcatgcactatcACGCCCAGCAAGATCCACTTCTAAACATTACAAGCTTTTCGTACAAATTTAAGGATTTGAAAAGGAGTGCACAAAAATTAGTCAACTCAGGTACTACTCCTAAAGCTAAGCAGCTATCTATACGACAGTTGTGAGGGAACTGAGAGTAGTAAAGATGCTAGTCTTGCAATTTACTCTATCAAGAATATAGAGTACACATGATTCATCTTCAGCAAACTGAATCTAGTGAAATAAAGAGATTTTCATGTACTTGTTTAACACAATATTATGTGACATTTTTACTTGCTTAGGCCTTGCCCTCTACCTTATGATAATGTGCAACTACTCTTAACAGATACAGAGAAGCAGAAAAGTTAGCAACCTTTGACCAAGCATGAAGATTCACTGATTAGTAGagttaaaactaaattttagattttctaatgTCTATCCCTTTGTTCAATAGGTCAAAGATTATCAtgatatacacatattttttaatgaaaagttgcTCTCAGGTCACGCTTTCTACTATTCTAAACTCATGATTCTTGTTTAAAGAACATGGAAAGGTCAATCTGCCTAGAAGAGTTCACTTGTAATAAAGAGATACTCGTAATAAACGGCCAATAGGACACTCTTGGAAATTTGGGGGTGGAATGTTCTATGCTGATTTAATTGTGATCTAAGAGCTGGAAAATAGTGAAGTCAAGTATGCTGTCTTAATAGAAGAGACATTTATAAAAGATGGACAAAGACCCTTTCAACACAATGATTGCAAAACTCATTCAATGCAGAGAATGCATAATAATTTTGGTGGACACATTTAGCTAtaggtgaaaaataaattagttttggGGGTGATGATTAAAACAAAGTATTACTCTGCAaatcaaatgtttcttcttttttaaaaaatttaattttcccacATTGATCAAAGactctaaaattaataaaaattcctaggaaaagttttctttaaaaaaaaatttgaaagctatTGAGTGTTCTCATTTAACACCCTCCACCTCCCTACCTCCTTACTCCCCtcaactttttgataaagtggtaaagatacactttttttttctaaaaagaaaactgagttaCCTTAAGTCCTGCTTCAGTGAGCTCCAGGCAATATCTGttcctttcctttgtttccaCATTGATATAGGCCACATCATCTGCACAGCGCAGGCTTTTTGAGACAAACATGTTGTTAACAGCAAAGAGAACATCATTTACAACTGCTTCTGCTTCCAGCCTCATGTCTTTCACATCAGTTCCTTCAAAACCATTAAGGTCTGAACCTTCTTCAAATCCTGACATACTGCTTAACTCCATGGGATTACAGTCTGTTTCCATTCTgcaaaaaaagtagataaaaaatttgtttatagaaagacatttaaaatatgatgtgATTAAAATTAGCTATATCTTACAATTGCAAAACATTAGCTaacaatttttaggaaaaatattgtCTAAAACCATTTCCACTAGTTTTTCACAGCAAAATTACAGATACCTACAGATTTCCAAAAAAAGGATCTCTCTTCTCCACTTACTCCCAAAAGgttaattttcatattaataaacatttggaatattacagtttttagctattttaaacaTGCCTCAGTAACAATCCTAgtacatagttattttaaaatttataatcacTTCTCTAGGATAGATATTTAGAACTGGAATTGCTAAGTCAAAGGACATGATCATTTAACTTTCAATAGATATTgccaattcattctttttttttttttaatgtattatggaggtacaaatgttaaaggttaggtatattgcccatgctccccctcccccctagagtcagagcctcaagagtgaccatcccccaaactttgcaaatctcactcattgtgtttgtatatacccatcccctcctcccacctccctgcaaTTCATTCTTCAAAAAAAAGGGCTACATTGATCTATACTCTCCCAATAGAATATGAGGGATATACTCTTTTTCTCCACATTTCttccaattcttttaaatttttgccaatttgaAAGGCAAAGAATAATATAGTGCattgttttaatatgcatttccatGTAGACATCTTTTTGGATGTTTATAGGATATTTAGATGCAAGATCATACAGATGTGAaagtagaaatggaaataaacCCAAGTTGTCTGAAATCAGATTCCTTACCTACCATATGTACAGTACCTCTCAGTAGCCCCTTTTAAGACTTCTGGATTTAGGGGTTTAAGGCCTTCCCCATCCTTCaatgatcacattttaaaaactccccTAAATTGTCCTCTAAATTCTTATCCATCTGTATTTAACCCTTTGAGCCATCTGGAACTTATTTGTGTagctttattttccaaatctatAGCCTACTGTCCTAACACTATTTACTGAATAACTTATCTTTTTGACCACTTATTGGAACTGGCCCAAATGttgtattttgaaaacattatttttcatgctAACTTGATCCAATATTACTGTCAGGTTCCCATATAGTTATACCTTTTCTTCTGTAACTGGGGTTAAAAAGGATTTCCTGACCAAGTATTGTTAAAATTGGAAATGTATGAATAAGTTAATATGAGATTGCTTTGCAATGTATAATATAAGGAGCGTGACAGAAAAgatattgtgcttttttttttacttggcaGGCTTTAAAAGTAAGttaagattttcatttctttaatatggATTAAGCATCCACTGTCCTGAATGAAGCATGACTCTTCattcacatatttaataaaaattcattgtGTATCTACTCAAGCACTGTGGTCAAGGTCTCACATTAAGGTATAGTCCCTCCTCGTCACCACACTGGAGTTAGATTAGATTAGTAATCAActcactctctctttttgttAGAGAAGAGGTCGTGCTGCCCAAACTgtagtgcagtggctattcacagttGCGATGACAGTCAACTACAGTACAGCCTTGAACTCTAGGACTGAAGCCATCCACACTTGGCCcttaaactcattttataaaagaagccaTAACAACTTTTTTTATTACAATGCCGATAACTTTTATGGACATTTATTTATACCACTTATCTGGTATGATACATtacacattcatttctttttctgaagttaTTACCTTGTGTCCTATTTGTGTGATATTCAAAGTCCTTTAAGTTGGTGGTTCTCTACCTTGGCTCTTATTACAATCACTTGGGAGAGCTTATAAAATTGCAGATGCACTGACCCCACTGCAGAGCAATGAAATCAAAATCTCTAGGaaaggccaggtacggtggcttacacctgtaatcctagcattctgggaggcctaggcaagaggatcgtttgagctcaggagtttgagaccagcctgagcaagagccagaccccatctctactaaaaatagaaagaaattagctggacaactaaaaacatatagaaaaaattagctaggcatgatggcacatgcctgtagtcccagctactcgggaggctgaggcagtaggattgcttgagcccaggagtttgaggttgctgtgagcttggttgatgccatgacactctagcccgggcaacagagtgagactctgtctcaaaaaaggaaaaaaaaattaaaaaaaataaaaaataaaaaaaataaaaaatcaaagttagttctGAAGATTTAGATATGTGACTGCTACTATGAATCTCGATATCATGAATaccaaacattttcattttgcttaagtAATCAAGTACTTAAATTATAGATGTCAGAAATAATGATCATAACATAAAGTCTGATGCTTACAAAGTTTTCTAAAGCAAGAGTCTACTTCATTGCAGTGAGGACCTTAATGATGAAGAATCTAGTACTAGAATGAAAGAAATCCTCATGGGTTGGTAAAGTAGGTCACCAACTGCTGCTGTGTAATAATGAGCACcaaactgccaaaaaaaaaaaaaaaaaaaaagagagagagagagaaagacacctTTCCTAAGATTGAACTTCTAAATGATTTTGtgtgaaatgtttttttattttttttaagacagagtctcgctttgttgcccaggctagagtgagtgccgtggcgtcagcctagctcacagcaacctcaaactcctgggctcaagcgagcctcctgcctcagcctcctgagtagctgggactacaggcatgcaccaccatgcccggctaattttttctatatatattagttggccaattaatttctttctatttatagtagagacggggtctcgctcttgctcaggctggttttgagctcctgatctgaagcgatccgcccgcctcattctcccagagtgcaaggattataggtgtgagccaccgcgcctggtggaaatgtttttaaatgacagaTAAAATTCAGAACTTTTGAagatacatataaattaaaatgacagattttaTTATTGAAGCACTATGCAAATTAacatttttagctattattttaagatattacaacttattttttgtagattgcAACAGATTCTTGATTATTTACTAATATTGTTTCTCCTGTCTAATACCATGCAGATATTCCAAGGGCAATCATAATGTTCCTTCCCATATTAAGTAAAGTAACAAGCAATGTATGTGGCTGAGATTTGCTCCAATGCCCAGTTACAGATTGTTCTAAACTAATCAATACACAAAATTCTTCCCTATCACTTTAATCCAGAATAGTTCAGTCAGAGCACACAGCCACAGCTGTTCCTGGTAGCCATCTCGAGATGGCTTGGACACTAGTCCAAGGACAATGCTTTCAGTGGGAAAAGAACAGAGTTAAAAGATTTACAGAGAAATGTAGCCAAAGCTCATTCTGGTTTCCCAgaggatagttttttttttcagtccataAGGACTTAGATCTTTAAGTAGGTTTAGTGGTCATTGTATGGTAGTACCTGCAGGCCTAAATCAGATGTTTGTTCCTTGCTGGCTTCCTGAGAATGATTCCTGACTACCTTGCTGTGAACGGCACAACTCATGCAGTATAGCTTCATGTACAGCTTGGGAAGCACCCAGGTGTTGAAGacatttgttttagaaatgtcCCTGAGAGCTGCAGCTTCTACTATGTTTTGAATGATAAACTTCATAGCTTTGTCCTTGGGCATGCATCCGTCGCAGTTCATGAAGTAAATATGCTACACGTGGCCATGGCCCTTTTTGGCATAAAcgtcactttttttttgtttgtttgagacaagagtctcactctgctgcccaggttagagtgccatggcgtcagcctagctcacagcaacctcaaactcctgggctcaagtgatcctacaacctcagcctccagagtagctgggactacaggcatgcaccaccatgcctggctaattttttctgtatatgtttttagttgtccagctaatttctttctatttttagtagagatgggggtctcacttttgctcaggctggtctcgaactcctgagctcaaacgatcctcttgcctgggcctcccagagtgctaggattacaggcgtgagccaccatgcccggccactgttgtcccttttttctttgtcatcttgGAAGTGAGGACATGaaagtgtaaaatatatattttcttacttctAAATGGATTATCTGTGTACCTGTGGAAGTCTGTGCCATTGAGGATAAAGAAATACATGCCTACTTTAGTAAAGGGACAACAGCtagaattattaatactattgatATATTAGAGCTGCTGTCAGGTTACCAGAATGGTTGACTCATCAATGTGATTCCTGAAAAACATCATTGGTTTCCCTTTCCGTAGGCAAAATAATTTATCATCATGTAAGAAATTCCAGATGAACAGAACTTTC is from Microcebus murinus isolate Inina chromosome 6, M.murinus_Inina_mat1.0, whole genome shotgun sequence and encodes:
- the GSKIP gene encoding GSK3B-interacting protein yields the protein METDCNPMELSSMSGFEEGSDLNGFEGTDVKDMRLEAEAVVNDVLFAVNNMFVSKSLRCADDVAYINVETKERNRYCLELTEAGLKVVGYAFDQVDDHLQTPYHETVYSLLDTLSPAYREAFGNALLQRLEALKRDGQS